A window from Heliangelus exortis chromosome 17, bHelExo1.hap1, whole genome shotgun sequence encodes these proteins:
- the UBN1 gene encoding ubinuclein-1 isoform X2 produces the protein MQWEPCRDDCYNVAVAMTEPHRVSFTTLQGPLSSSLLKRSRKDDAEHPQDPEPAATAVRITLTLFEPDHKRCPEFFYPDLLKSSRGKVKGGSSGDKKKDPSDPFNDEEKERHKVEALARKFEEKYGGKRRRKDRIQDLMDMGYGYDESDSFIDNSEAYDELVPASLTTKYGGFYINSGTLQFRQASESEDDYVKEKKKKCPKKRKLKDGGEKLKKKKKDDSYDKEKKSKKSKFPKTGFTALNASKEKKKKKYSGTLSVKEMLKKFQKEKDAQKKKDEEQKVATPSPAEPSAPRETEAMPDPLLSLFGHTSDTDLLQAATAMDSLTDLDLERLLSESPDGSPFPEVEDGSDPVGMGIEQDFKHPPSLPEGLPAPLEKRIKELAQAARAAEGESKQRFFTQDINNIILDIELQSRELNSQVRSGVYAHLAAFFPCSKDTLVKRARRLYLYEQGGRLREPLQKLKEAIGRAMPEQMAKYQEECQAHTQAKFSKMLEEEKDKDQRDRVCSDEEEDEEKGGKRGTGPRKKFQWNDEIRELLCHLVKIKLDGYDLDKNKAQSLEDYVKTFLDGEVKPLWPKGWMQARAKKKVIAPTKVKMKESSCKPEKKTSISIPSMHSSSTLALSSEPQGGALGISAQTRELLSHGTAQAASSTGTPATFMDDSLDEDLIHNPTSSLEAVSKELAVLNSRAGGSPDFTLPGAPKPPQEKISTLASSEEKRTLLKSNPSPASSSASLQSPLNFLAEQALALGQSSQDKKTESSNYKEICQASPSKILPDTHQAKQKHHGLVRPSHGPQASPSVPGSQVKVFHSGSQLQKTFTSPAPFVKLQNPKSSSPLPQRSLLQQVKSSTKAQSFHSSVSSGSTQNSSSSHKNPGSSSSSLSYTGKHSSGSSSSGQSYKTSFVSGSLSKHGASSISSSSGTSANQGSSSGNLLPSVHTPSSGQASGRPSSSSSVKKTPVSQKLTLVAPPGGSNGDSSGGTQGVAKLLTSSLKPAVVSSTASSTSVPKGTSGAVLLTSSSSLSVLAPSYKSNNPKLPAALSSTPLSIISPIHSFPLHVISFSPDSSPKAGVSKDAIVTGPAPGTFHHGLSHSLLAGLHSSPHHAAPLPHSALSTHLPQSLPDASQLHGKGSNAQQRKL, from the exons ATGCAATGGGAACCATGCCGTGACGACTGCTACAACGTGGCTGTAGCCATGACGGAGCCCCACAGGGTTTCGTTCACCACTCTCCAGGGTCCACTGAGCAGCAGCCTCTTGAAAAGATCTCGGAAGGACGATGCAGAGCACCCCCAGGACCCTGAACCAGCTGCAACAGCTGTTAGGATCACACTCACTCTCTTTGAGCCAGACCACAAACGTTGCCCAGAATTTTTCTACCCAGATCTTCTGAAGAGTTCTCGAGGGAAAGTAAAAGGGGGTTCTTCAGGAGACAAG aagaaagatCCCAGTGATCCCTTTAACgatgaggagaaggaaaggcaTAAAGTGGAGGCTCTTGCTAGgaagtttgaagaaaaatac GGTGGCAAGAGACGTAGGAAAGACAGAATTCAGGACCTGATGGACATGGGGTATGGGTACGACGAGTCTGACTCCTTCATTGACAACTCAGAAGCA TACGATGAGCTCGTTCCGGCTTCTCTCACTACGAAGTACGGAGGGTTTTACATCAACTCAGGAACTCTGCAGTTTCGGCAGGCATCTGAATCTGAAGATGACTAtgttaaagagaagaaaaagaagtgtcCCAAG AAGCGGAAGTTGAAAGATGGAggtgaaaaactgaagaagaagaaaaaggatgaTTCTTAcgacaaggaaaagaaatccaaaaagTCCAAGTTTCCAAAAACTGG CTTTACAGCATTAAATGCAAgtaaggagaagaagaagaagaaatactcTGGCACTCTCAGTGTTAAGGAGATGCTGAAGAAGTTTCAGAAGGAGAAGGatgctcagaagaaaaaagatgaagagcAGAAAGTGGCAACTCCTTCTCCAGCAGAACCTTCAGCCCCAAGGGAGACAGAGGCCATGCCTGACCCTTTGCTGTCACTCTTTGGCCACACCAGTGACACCGacctgctgcaggcagccacAGCCATGGACTCCTTAACTGACCTAGACCTGGAGAGGCTCCTCAGTGAATCCCCAGATGGGAGCCCCTTTCCTGAGGTGGAGGATGGGAGTGATCCTGTTGGGATGGGCATTGAGCAGGATTTCAAGCACCCACCATCCCTCCCAGAAGGGCTGCCAGCCCCTTTGGAGAAACGCATCAAAGAACTGGCTCAG gctgccagagctgcagagggagaaaGCAAACAGAGATTCTTCACTCAGGATATCAACAACATCATATTGGA catcGAGCTGCAGAGCCGGGAGCTGAACAGCCAGGTCCGCTCAGGGGTTTATGCCCACCTGGCTGCCTTCTTCCCCTGCAGTAAGGACACTCTGGTCAAACGAGCCCGGAGGCTTTATCTCTATGAGCAG GGTGGCCGATTGAGGGAACCTCTGCAGAAGCTAAAGGAAGCCATTGGAAGGGCCATGCCAGAGCAGATGGCCAAGTACCAGGAGGAATGTCAAGCTCACACTCAGGCCAAGTTTTCCAA GATGctagaagaggaaaaggacaaAGACCAACGAGATCGAGTTTGTTctgatgaggaggaggatgaagaaaagggagggaagCGTGGCACGGGACCACGAAAGAAATTTCAGTGGAATGATGAAATCAG GGAGCTGCTTTGCCACTTGGTGAAGATTAAGTTGGATGGTTATGACCTTGACAAGAATAAGGCTCAGTCTCTAGAGGACTATGTGAAGACCTTCCTAGATGGAGAGGTGAAGCCCCTTTGGCCAAAAGGCTGGATGCAGGCGAG ggcaaagaagAAAGTGATTGCTCCTACTAAGGTGAAAATGAAG gaatCTTCCTGTAAACCAGAGAAAAAGACATCCATTTCCATTCCTTCAATGCACTCGAGCAGCACCTTAGCTCTGTCATCAGAGCCCCAGGGAGGGGCTCTGGGCATCAGTGCCCAAACCAGAGAACTCCTGTCACATGGGACAGcccaagcagccagcagcactggcacTCCTGCTACCTTCATGGATGACTCCTTGGATGAGGACTTAATTCATaatcccacctcctccctggaagCAGTCTCTAAGGAACTGGCTGTGCTgaacagcagagcaggagggagcccTGACTTTACTCTTCCTGGAGCTCCAAAGCCTCCACAAGAGAAAATCTCAACTCTCGCATCCTCAGAGGAGAAGAGGACATTATtaaagtccaacccttcccctgcatcatcctctgcttccctccagtCTCCTCTGAACTTCCTGGCTGAGCAAGCCCTGGCACTGGGCCAGTCTTCTCAAGACAAAAAGACAGAGAGCTCTAATTACAAAGAGATCTGCCAAGCTTCCCCCAGCAAAATCCTTCCTGACACACACCAGGCTAAACAGAAACACCACGGCCTGGTCCGGCCAAGCCATGGTCCTCAGGCCTCCCCCTCAGTGCCAGGTTCCCAGGTGAAGGTCTTTCACTCAGGCAGCCAGCTCCAGAAAACTTTTacctccccagctccatttGTCAAACTGCAGAATCCCAAATCCTCCTCCCCACTGCCCCAACGTTCCCTCCTCCAGCAGGTCAAGTCATCAACCAAAGCTCAGAGCTTCCATTCCTCTGTATCTTCAGGCAGTACCCAaaactccagcagctcccacaagAACCCGGGCTCATCCTCATCATCTCTCAGCTACACAGGCAAACACTCAAGTGGCTCTAGCTCTTCAGGACAATCTTACAAAACATCTTTTGTTTCTGGTTCCCTCTCCAAGCATGGGGCTTCTTCCATCAGCTCCTCATCTGGAACTTCTGCAAACCagggcagctcctctgggaaCTTGCTGCCCAGTGTGCACACCCCTTCCTCAGGACAGGCATCCGGCCGCCCGTCCTCGAGCTCCTCGGTGAAGAAGACTCCTGTTTCCCAGAAGCTGACTCTGGTGGCACCTCCTGGAGGTTCAAATGGAGATTCTAGTGGGGGCACACAAGGAGTGGCCAAATTGCTGACCTCCTCCCTAAAACCAGCTGTTGTTAGCAGCACTGCATCTTCTACCTCTGTGCCG aaaggaaCTAGTGGAGCTGTGCTGCTAACGAGTTCTTCCTCCCTAAGTGTTCTGGCTCCATCCTACAAGTCCAACAATCCAAAGCTGCCAGCTGCCCTCAGCTCCACCCCGTTAAGTATTATCTCTCCAATTCATTCCTTCCCTCTTCATGTCATCTCCTTCAGTCCAGACTCCTCCCCAAAAGCAGGAGTATCAAAGGATGCAATAGTTACGGGACCTGCTCCAGGAACTTTCCACCACGGCCTTAGCCACA gtCTTCTAGCTGGCTTGCACTCCAGCCCCCACCATGCCGCGCCACTCCCACATTCTGCCCTGTCCACTCATTTACCGCAGAGTTTGCCAG atgcttctcAGCTTCATGGCAAAGGGTCCAATGCACAGCAGCGCAAGTTGTGA
- the UBN1 gene encoding ubinuclein-1 isoform X4 — MQWEPCRDDCYNVAVAMTEPHRVSFTTLQGPLSSSLLKRSRKDDAEHPQDPEPAATAVRITLTLFEPDHKRCPEFFYPDLLKSSRGKVKGGSSGDKKKDPSDPFNDEEKERHKVEALARKFEEKYGGKRRRKDRIQDLMDMGYGYDESDSFIDNSEAYDELVPASLTTKYGGFYINSGTLQFRQASESEDDYVKEKKKKCPKKRKLKDGGEKLKKKKKDDSYDKEKKSKKSKFPKTGFTALNASKEKKKKKYSGTLSVKEMLKKFQKEKDAQKKKDEEQKVATPSPAEPSAPRETEAMPDPLLSLFGHTSDTDLLQAATAMDSLTDLDLERLLSESPDGSPFPEVEDGSDPVGMGIEQDFKHPPSLPEGLPAPLEKRIKELAQAARAAEGESKQRFFTQDINNIILDIELQSRELNSQVRSGVYAHLAAFFPCSKDTLVKRARRLYLYEQGGRLREPLQKLKEAIGRAMPEQMAKYQEECQAHTQAKFSKMLEEEKDKDQRDRVCSDEEEDEEKGGKRGTGPRKKFQWNDEIRELLCHLVKIKLDGYDLDKNKAQSLEDYVKTFLDGEVKPLWPKGWMQARTLFKESRRVHGHLTSVLAKKKVIAPTKVKMKESSCKPEKKTSISIPSMHSSSTLALSSEPQGGALGISAQTRELLSHGTAQAASSTGTPATFMDDSLDEDLIHNPTSSLEAVSKELAVLNSRAGGSPDFTLPGAPKPPQEKISTLASSEEKRTLLKSNPSPASSSASLQSPLNFLAEQALALGQSSQDKKTESSNYKEICQASPSKILPDTHQAKQKHHGLVRPSHGPQASPSVPGSQVKVFHSGSQLQKTFTSPAPFVKLQNPKSSSPLPQRSLLQQVKSSTKAQSFHSSVSSGSTQNSSSSHKNPGSSSSSLSYTGKHSSGSSSSGQSYKTSFVSGSLSKHGASSISSSSGTSANQGSSSGNLLPSVHTPSSGQASGRPSSSSSVKKTPVSQKLTLVAPPGGSNGDSSGGTQGVAKLLTSSLKPAVVSSTASSTSVPKGTSGAVLLTSSSSLSVLAPSYKSNNPKLPAALSSTPLSIISPIHSFPLHVISFSPDSSPKAGVSKDAIVTGPAPGTFHHGLSHNASQLHGKGSNAQQRKL; from the exons ATGCAATGGGAACCATGCCGTGACGACTGCTACAACGTGGCTGTAGCCATGACGGAGCCCCACAGGGTTTCGTTCACCACTCTCCAGGGTCCACTGAGCAGCAGCCTCTTGAAAAGATCTCGGAAGGACGATGCAGAGCACCCCCAGGACCCTGAACCAGCTGCAACAGCTGTTAGGATCACACTCACTCTCTTTGAGCCAGACCACAAACGTTGCCCAGAATTTTTCTACCCAGATCTTCTGAAGAGTTCTCGAGGGAAAGTAAAAGGGGGTTCTTCAGGAGACAAG aagaaagatCCCAGTGATCCCTTTAACgatgaggagaaggaaaggcaTAAAGTGGAGGCTCTTGCTAGgaagtttgaagaaaaatac GGTGGCAAGAGACGTAGGAAAGACAGAATTCAGGACCTGATGGACATGGGGTATGGGTACGACGAGTCTGACTCCTTCATTGACAACTCAGAAGCA TACGATGAGCTCGTTCCGGCTTCTCTCACTACGAAGTACGGAGGGTTTTACATCAACTCAGGAACTCTGCAGTTTCGGCAGGCATCTGAATCTGAAGATGACTAtgttaaagagaagaaaaagaagtgtcCCAAG AAGCGGAAGTTGAAAGATGGAggtgaaaaactgaagaagaagaaaaaggatgaTTCTTAcgacaaggaaaagaaatccaaaaagTCCAAGTTTCCAAAAACTGG CTTTACAGCATTAAATGCAAgtaaggagaagaagaagaagaaatactcTGGCACTCTCAGTGTTAAGGAGATGCTGAAGAAGTTTCAGAAGGAGAAGGatgctcagaagaaaaaagatgaagagcAGAAAGTGGCAACTCCTTCTCCAGCAGAACCTTCAGCCCCAAGGGAGACAGAGGCCATGCCTGACCCTTTGCTGTCACTCTTTGGCCACACCAGTGACACCGacctgctgcaggcagccacAGCCATGGACTCCTTAACTGACCTAGACCTGGAGAGGCTCCTCAGTGAATCCCCAGATGGGAGCCCCTTTCCTGAGGTGGAGGATGGGAGTGATCCTGTTGGGATGGGCATTGAGCAGGATTTCAAGCACCCACCATCCCTCCCAGAAGGGCTGCCAGCCCCTTTGGAGAAACGCATCAAAGAACTGGCTCAG gctgccagagctgcagagggagaaaGCAAACAGAGATTCTTCACTCAGGATATCAACAACATCATATTGGA catcGAGCTGCAGAGCCGGGAGCTGAACAGCCAGGTCCGCTCAGGGGTTTATGCCCACCTGGCTGCCTTCTTCCCCTGCAGTAAGGACACTCTGGTCAAACGAGCCCGGAGGCTTTATCTCTATGAGCAG GGTGGCCGATTGAGGGAACCTCTGCAGAAGCTAAAGGAAGCCATTGGAAGGGCCATGCCAGAGCAGATGGCCAAGTACCAGGAGGAATGTCAAGCTCACACTCAGGCCAAGTTTTCCAA GATGctagaagaggaaaaggacaaAGACCAACGAGATCGAGTTTGTTctgatgaggaggaggatgaagaaaagggagggaagCGTGGCACGGGACCACGAAAGAAATTTCAGTGGAATGATGAAATCAG GGAGCTGCTTTGCCACTTGGTGAAGATTAAGTTGGATGGTTATGACCTTGACAAGAATAAGGCTCAGTCTCTAGAGGACTATGTGAAGACCTTCCTAGATGGAGAGGTGAAGCCCCTTTGGCCAAAAGGCTGGATGCAGGCGAG GACACTGTTTAAGGAGAGCAGGCGTGTACATGGACACCTCACCTCAGTCCT ggcaaagaagAAAGTGATTGCTCCTACTAAGGTGAAAATGAAG gaatCTTCCTGTAAACCAGAGAAAAAGACATCCATTTCCATTCCTTCAATGCACTCGAGCAGCACCTTAGCTCTGTCATCAGAGCCCCAGGGAGGGGCTCTGGGCATCAGTGCCCAAACCAGAGAACTCCTGTCACATGGGACAGcccaagcagccagcagcactggcacTCCTGCTACCTTCATGGATGACTCCTTGGATGAGGACTTAATTCATaatcccacctcctccctggaagCAGTCTCTAAGGAACTGGCTGTGCTgaacagcagagcaggagggagcccTGACTTTACTCTTCCTGGAGCTCCAAAGCCTCCACAAGAGAAAATCTCAACTCTCGCATCCTCAGAGGAGAAGAGGACATTATtaaagtccaacccttcccctgcatcatcctctgcttccctccagtCTCCTCTGAACTTCCTGGCTGAGCAAGCCCTGGCACTGGGCCAGTCTTCTCAAGACAAAAAGACAGAGAGCTCTAATTACAAAGAGATCTGCCAAGCTTCCCCCAGCAAAATCCTTCCTGACACACACCAGGCTAAACAGAAACACCACGGCCTGGTCCGGCCAAGCCATGGTCCTCAGGCCTCCCCCTCAGTGCCAGGTTCCCAGGTGAAGGTCTTTCACTCAGGCAGCCAGCTCCAGAAAACTTTTacctccccagctccatttGTCAAACTGCAGAATCCCAAATCCTCCTCCCCACTGCCCCAACGTTCCCTCCTCCAGCAGGTCAAGTCATCAACCAAAGCTCAGAGCTTCCATTCCTCTGTATCTTCAGGCAGTACCCAaaactccagcagctcccacaagAACCCGGGCTCATCCTCATCATCTCTCAGCTACACAGGCAAACACTCAAGTGGCTCTAGCTCTTCAGGACAATCTTACAAAACATCTTTTGTTTCTGGTTCCCTCTCCAAGCATGGGGCTTCTTCCATCAGCTCCTCATCTGGAACTTCTGCAAACCagggcagctcctctgggaaCTTGCTGCCCAGTGTGCACACCCCTTCCTCAGGACAGGCATCCGGCCGCCCGTCCTCGAGCTCCTCGGTGAAGAAGACTCCTGTTTCCCAGAAGCTGACTCTGGTGGCACCTCCTGGAGGTTCAAATGGAGATTCTAGTGGGGGCACACAAGGAGTGGCCAAATTGCTGACCTCCTCCCTAAAACCAGCTGTTGTTAGCAGCACTGCATCTTCTACCTCTGTGCCG aaaggaaCTAGTGGAGCTGTGCTGCTAACGAGTTCTTCCTCCCTAAGTGTTCTGGCTCCATCCTACAAGTCCAACAATCCAAAGCTGCCAGCTGCCCTCAGCTCCACCCCGTTAAGTATTATCTCTCCAATTCATTCCTTCCCTCTTCATGTCATCTCCTTCAGTCCAGACTCCTCCCCAAAAGCAGGAGTATCAAAGGATGCAATAGTTACGGGACCTGCTCCAGGAACTTTCCACCACGGCCTTAGCCACA atgcttctcAGCTTCATGGCAAAGGGTCCAATGCACAGCAGCGCAAGTTGTGA
- the UBN1 gene encoding ubinuclein-1 isoform X8, translating to MQWEPCRDDCYNVAVAMTEPHRVSFTTLQGPLSSSLLKRSRKDDAEHPQDPEPAATAVRITLTLFEPDHKRCPEFFYPDLLKSSRGKVKGGSSGDKKKDPSDPFNDEEKERHKVEALARKFEEKYGGKRRRKDRIQDLMDMGYGYDESDSFIDNSEAYDELVPASLTTKYGGFYINSGTLQFRQASESEDDYVKEKKKKCPKKRKLKDGGEKLKKKKKDDSYDKEKKSKKSKFPKTGFTALNASKEKKKKKYSGTLSVKEMLKKFQKEKDAQKKKDEEQKVATPSPAEPSAPRETEAMPDPLLSLFGHTSDTDLLQAATAMDSLTDLDLERLLSESPDGSPFPEVEDGSDPVGMGIEQDFKHPPSLPEGLPAPLEKRIKELAQAARAAEGESKQRFFTQDINNIILDIELQSRELNSQVRSGVYAHLAAFFPCSKDTLVKRARRLYLYEQGGRLREPLQKLKEAIGRAMPEQMAKYQEECQAHTQAKFSKTLFKESRRVHGHLTSVLAKKKVIAPTKVKMKESSCKPEKKTSISIPSMHSSSTLALSSEPQGGALGISAQTRELLSHGTAQAASSTGTPATFMDDSLDEDLIHNPTSSLEAVSKELAVLNSRAGGSPDFTLPGAPKPPQEKISTLASSEEKRTLLKSNPSPASSSASLQSPLNFLAEQALALGQSSQDKKTESSNYKEICQASPSKILPDTHQAKQKHHGLVRPSHGPQASPSVPGSQVKVFHSGSQLQKTFTSPAPFVKLQNPKSSSPLPQRSLLQQVKSSTKAQSFHSSVSSGSTQNSSSSHKNPGSSSSSLSYTGKHSSGSSSSGQSYKTSFVSGSLSKHGASSISSSSGTSANQGSSSGNLLPSVHTPSSGQASGRPSSSSSVKKTPVSQKLTLVAPPGGSNGDSSGGTQGVAKLLTSSLKPAVVSSTASSTSVPKGTSGAVLLTSSSSLSVLAPSYKSNNPKLPAALSSTPLSIISPIHSFPLHVISFSPDSSPKAGVSKDAIVTGPAPGTFHHGLSHNASQLHGKGSNAQQRKL from the exons ATGCAATGGGAACCATGCCGTGACGACTGCTACAACGTGGCTGTAGCCATGACGGAGCCCCACAGGGTTTCGTTCACCACTCTCCAGGGTCCACTGAGCAGCAGCCTCTTGAAAAGATCTCGGAAGGACGATGCAGAGCACCCCCAGGACCCTGAACCAGCTGCAACAGCTGTTAGGATCACACTCACTCTCTTTGAGCCAGACCACAAACGTTGCCCAGAATTTTTCTACCCAGATCTTCTGAAGAGTTCTCGAGGGAAAGTAAAAGGGGGTTCTTCAGGAGACAAG aagaaagatCCCAGTGATCCCTTTAACgatgaggagaaggaaaggcaTAAAGTGGAGGCTCTTGCTAGgaagtttgaagaaaaatac GGTGGCAAGAGACGTAGGAAAGACAGAATTCAGGACCTGATGGACATGGGGTATGGGTACGACGAGTCTGACTCCTTCATTGACAACTCAGAAGCA TACGATGAGCTCGTTCCGGCTTCTCTCACTACGAAGTACGGAGGGTTTTACATCAACTCAGGAACTCTGCAGTTTCGGCAGGCATCTGAATCTGAAGATGACTAtgttaaagagaagaaaaagaagtgtcCCAAG AAGCGGAAGTTGAAAGATGGAggtgaaaaactgaagaagaagaaaaaggatgaTTCTTAcgacaaggaaaagaaatccaaaaagTCCAAGTTTCCAAAAACTGG CTTTACAGCATTAAATGCAAgtaaggagaagaagaagaagaaatactcTGGCACTCTCAGTGTTAAGGAGATGCTGAAGAAGTTTCAGAAGGAGAAGGatgctcagaagaaaaaagatgaagagcAGAAAGTGGCAACTCCTTCTCCAGCAGAACCTTCAGCCCCAAGGGAGACAGAGGCCATGCCTGACCCTTTGCTGTCACTCTTTGGCCACACCAGTGACACCGacctgctgcaggcagccacAGCCATGGACTCCTTAACTGACCTAGACCTGGAGAGGCTCCTCAGTGAATCCCCAGATGGGAGCCCCTTTCCTGAGGTGGAGGATGGGAGTGATCCTGTTGGGATGGGCATTGAGCAGGATTTCAAGCACCCACCATCCCTCCCAGAAGGGCTGCCAGCCCCTTTGGAGAAACGCATCAAAGAACTGGCTCAG gctgccagagctgcagagggagaaaGCAAACAGAGATTCTTCACTCAGGATATCAACAACATCATATTGGA catcGAGCTGCAGAGCCGGGAGCTGAACAGCCAGGTCCGCTCAGGGGTTTATGCCCACCTGGCTGCCTTCTTCCCCTGCAGTAAGGACACTCTGGTCAAACGAGCCCGGAGGCTTTATCTCTATGAGCAG GGTGGCCGATTGAGGGAACCTCTGCAGAAGCTAAAGGAAGCCATTGGAAGGGCCATGCCAGAGCAGATGGCCAAGTACCAGGAGGAATGTCAAGCTCACACTCAGGCCAAGTTTTCCAA GACACTGTTTAAGGAGAGCAGGCGTGTACATGGACACCTCACCTCAGTCCT ggcaaagaagAAAGTGATTGCTCCTACTAAGGTGAAAATGAAG gaatCTTCCTGTAAACCAGAGAAAAAGACATCCATTTCCATTCCTTCAATGCACTCGAGCAGCACCTTAGCTCTGTCATCAGAGCCCCAGGGAGGGGCTCTGGGCATCAGTGCCCAAACCAGAGAACTCCTGTCACATGGGACAGcccaagcagccagcagcactggcacTCCTGCTACCTTCATGGATGACTCCTTGGATGAGGACTTAATTCATaatcccacctcctccctggaagCAGTCTCTAAGGAACTGGCTGTGCTgaacagcagagcaggagggagcccTGACTTTACTCTTCCTGGAGCTCCAAAGCCTCCACAAGAGAAAATCTCAACTCTCGCATCCTCAGAGGAGAAGAGGACATTATtaaagtccaacccttcccctgcatcatcctctgcttccctccagtCTCCTCTGAACTTCCTGGCTGAGCAAGCCCTGGCACTGGGCCAGTCTTCTCAAGACAAAAAGACAGAGAGCTCTAATTACAAAGAGATCTGCCAAGCTTCCCCCAGCAAAATCCTTCCTGACACACACCAGGCTAAACAGAAACACCACGGCCTGGTCCGGCCAAGCCATGGTCCTCAGGCCTCCCCCTCAGTGCCAGGTTCCCAGGTGAAGGTCTTTCACTCAGGCAGCCAGCTCCAGAAAACTTTTacctccccagctccatttGTCAAACTGCAGAATCCCAAATCCTCCTCCCCACTGCCCCAACGTTCCCTCCTCCAGCAGGTCAAGTCATCAACCAAAGCTCAGAGCTTCCATTCCTCTGTATCTTCAGGCAGTACCCAaaactccagcagctcccacaagAACCCGGGCTCATCCTCATCATCTCTCAGCTACACAGGCAAACACTCAAGTGGCTCTAGCTCTTCAGGACAATCTTACAAAACATCTTTTGTTTCTGGTTCCCTCTCCAAGCATGGGGCTTCTTCCATCAGCTCCTCATCTGGAACTTCTGCAAACCagggcagctcctctgggaaCTTGCTGCCCAGTGTGCACACCCCTTCCTCAGGACAGGCATCCGGCCGCCCGTCCTCGAGCTCCTCGGTGAAGAAGACTCCTGTTTCCCAGAAGCTGACTCTGGTGGCACCTCCTGGAGGTTCAAATGGAGATTCTAGTGGGGGCACACAAGGAGTGGCCAAATTGCTGACCTCCTCCCTAAAACCAGCTGTTGTTAGCAGCACTGCATCTTCTACCTCTGTGCCG aaaggaaCTAGTGGAGCTGTGCTGCTAACGAGTTCTTCCTCCCTAAGTGTTCTGGCTCCATCCTACAAGTCCAACAATCCAAAGCTGCCAGCTGCCCTCAGCTCCACCCCGTTAAGTATTATCTCTCCAATTCATTCCTTCCCTCTTCATGTCATCTCCTTCAGTCCAGACTCCTCCCCAAAAGCAGGAGTATCAAAGGATGCAATAGTTACGGGACCTGCTCCAGGAACTTTCCACCACGGCCTTAGCCACA atgcttctcAGCTTCATGGCAAAGGGTCCAATGCACAGCAGCGCAAGTTGTGA